A portion of the Thermodesulfobacteriota bacterium genome contains these proteins:
- a CDS encoding sugar phosphate nucleotidyltransferase yields MKAVVMAGGFGTRLRPLTEKLPKPMAFVANRPMMEHVVRLLAKQGIRDLEVLLYFFPEKISSCFGDGSPWGVAMNHVTAEADYGTAGAVKGSESRLTETFLVISADIITDFDLTRAVAFHKERQAAVTIVLTRVPNPLQYGIVITEDDGRIVRFLEKPGWGEVFSDTINTGIYIIEPEVLSLIPPKKNFDFSKNLFPTMLQRGDRLFGYVAEGYWKDVGNLDEYLNVHLDILAGKVRIDFDGTRAGDRPVWIGENSRVDYTAELENVLLGRDCTVGAGVTLKNVVAGDGCVVEDGSVIQSSVLWPRVAVGKGARIHENIVGSDARVRNGAFLAERAVISDHCSIGTDAVVKANVKVWPHKVVEDGAVLSSSLIWGEKWARSLFGAYGIVGLANIEISPEFAAKLGASYAATFGRKVVLSTSRDSHKVSRMINRAIMTGMLSVGVDVHDYGVTPLPVVRYLSRSHRDERGGVHTRKSPYNPSFVDLKFFDDSGLDLSMGAEKGIESLFFREDFVRAEIEETGVITFPVGGFDSYVDGFLKSVDTSAIAARHYNIVLDYSYGSSSVIFPRILGRLGIETVALNAILDASRITRTREEFDKGIHHLAAIARSLNADLGVMLDTGGEKIFLVDEKGDLLSDETALQVVCLLACRQARQGRVGVPVTASRNIEKIAARFGMDVIRTRTLPRSVMETAAGEGMVFAGDGSGGFIFPRFQPAFDGMYAIVKIMELLGEGGQRIHDVLREIPPTTLIHRNVPCAWEHKGALMRMLALHAKGKPSQFIDGVKVFEGEDWALAYPSQDEAYFHLVVEAGDRGAALQMADHYAELFRAWSGQI; encoded by the coding sequence ATGAAGGCGGTCGTGATGGCGGGAGGCTTCGGCACGAGGCTTCGGCCGCTCACCGAGAAGCTTCCGAAACCGATGGCGTTCGTGGCGAACCGCCCGATGATGGAGCACGTCGTCCGCCTCCTCGCGAAGCAGGGGATCCGCGACCTCGAGGTGCTCCTGTACTTCTTCCCCGAAAAGATCAGCTCCTGCTTCGGCGACGGCTCCCCCTGGGGCGTCGCGATGAACCACGTCACCGCCGAGGCGGATTACGGCACCGCCGGGGCGGTCAAGGGGTCCGAGTCCCGCCTGACGGAAACCTTCCTGGTGATCAGCGCGGATATCATCACCGACTTCGACCTCACCCGCGCCGTCGCGTTCCACAAGGAGCGGCAGGCGGCCGTCACCATCGTCCTCACGCGCGTCCCCAACCCGCTCCAGTACGGGATCGTCATCACGGAAGATGACGGGCGCATCGTCCGGTTCCTCGAGAAGCCCGGCTGGGGGGAGGTGTTCTCCGACACCATCAACACGGGGATCTACATCATCGAGCCCGAGGTGCTTTCCCTCATCCCTCCCAAGAAGAACTTCGATTTCAGCAAGAACCTTTTCCCGACGATGCTCCAGCGGGGGGACCGCCTGTTCGGGTACGTCGCGGAAGGGTACTGGAAGGACGTGGGGAACCTCGACGAGTACCTGAACGTCCACCTCGACATCCTCGCGGGGAAGGTCCGGATCGACTTCGACGGAACCCGGGCGGGCGACAGGCCCGTCTGGATCGGGGAGAACTCCCGGGTCGATTACACGGCCGAGCTGGAGAACGTTCTGCTGGGCAGGGACTGCACGGTCGGCGCCGGCGTCACCCTGAAGAACGTCGTCGCAGGGGACGGCTGCGTAGTCGAGGACGGTTCGGTGATTCAGTCCTCCGTGCTCTGGCCGCGGGTCGCCGTGGGCAAGGGGGCGCGGATCCACGAGAACATCGTCGGCTCCGACGCCCGGGTCCGCAACGGCGCATTCCTCGCGGAGCGCGCGGTGATCAGCGACCATTGCAGCATCGGGACGGACGCGGTCGTCAAGGCCAACGTCAAGGTGTGGCCCCACAAGGTCGTGGAGGACGGCGCGGTCCTGTCCTCCTCCCTCATCTGGGGGGAGAAATGGGCGCGCTCCCTCTTCGGCGCCTACGGCATCGTCGGCCTCGCCAACATCGAGATCTCGCCGGAGTTCGCGGCGAAGCTCGGCGCCTCCTACGCGGCGACGTTCGGCCGGAAGGTGGTCCTTTCCACCAGCCGCGACAGCCACAAGGTCTCCCGGATGATCAACCGCGCCATCATGACGGGCATGCTCTCCGTCGGCGTCGACGTCCACGATTACGGCGTGACCCCGCTGCCGGTGGTGCGTTACCTCTCCCGGTCCCACCGGGACGAGCGGGGAGGCGTCCACACCCGGAAAAGCCCGTACAACCCTTCCTTCGTGGACCTCAAGTTCTTCGACGACTCCGGGCTCGACCTGTCCATGGGGGCGGAGAAGGGGATCGAGAGCCTGTTCTTCCGGGAGGATTTCGTCCGCGCCGAGATCGAGGAGACGGGAGTGATCACCTTCCCGGTCGGCGGATTCGACAGCTACGTCGACGGCTTCCTGAAGAGCGTGGACACGTCGGCGATCGCCGCCCGCCACTACAACATCGTCCTGGACTACTCCTACGGCTCCTCCTCGGTCATCTTCCCCCGGATCCTCGGACGGCTGGGCATCGAGACCGTGGCGCTGAACGCCATCCTCGACGCGTCGCGCATCACGCGGACCCGGGAGGAGTTCGACAAGGGGATCCATCACCTCGCGGCGATCGCCCGCTCCCTGAACGCCGACCTCGGCGTGATGCTCGACACCGGCGGGGAGAAGATCTTCCTCGTGGACGAGAAGGGGGACCTGCTCTCCGACGAGACGGCGCTCCAGGTGGTCTGCCTCCTCGCATGCCGGCAGGCGAGGCAGGGACGGGTGGGCGTCCCCGTCACGGCTTCTCGAAACATCGAGAAGATCGCCGCCCGGTTCGGGATGGACGTCATCCGGACTCGGACACTGCCGCGCTCGGTGATGGAGACGGCGGCCGGCGAAGGGATGGTCTTTGCCGGGGACGGCTCGGGCGGGTTCATATTCCCCCGGTTTCAGCCCGCCTTCGACGGCATGTACGCCATCGTGAAGATCATGGAGCTTCTCGGGGAGGGGGGGCAAAGGATCCACGATGTCCTCCGGGAGATCCCCCCCACCACGCTGATCCACCGGAACGTGCCGTGCGCGTGGGAGCACAAGGGCGCCCTGATGCGCATGCTGGCGCTGCACGCCAAGGGGAAGCCCAGCCAGTTCATCGACGGGGTGAAGGTGTTCGAGGGAGAGGACTGGGCGCTGGCCTACCCGAGCCAGGACGAGGCGTACTTCCACCTGGTGGTGGAGGCCGGAGACCGGGGGGCCGCCCTGCAGATGGCGGACCATTATGCAGAGCTGTTCCGCGCCTGGAGCGGCCAGATATGA
- a CDS encoding MBL fold metallo-hydrolase — protein sequence MSEEPPLRVLVLEVGALAENAYIVGHPASGRAVVIDPGDDGEEILRLLTEEGLTLEKILITHGHFDHVGGIRFLKERTGAAVYIHPDEVGRMLAAPRQGAMFGLGVPEPPPPDVLVNEGDVVRLADQEFRVLHTPGHSPGHVSFVAGGMAFVGDLIFAGSVGRTDLPGGSYAELMRAIREKILVLPDDTILLPGHGPATTVEQEKRSNPFLTGEA from the coding sequence ATGAGCGAGGAGCCGCCGCTCCGCGTCCTGGTGCTCGAGGTCGGGGCGCTCGCGGAGAACGCCTACATCGTGGGGCACCCCGCGAGCGGGCGCGCGGTCGTGATCGATCCGGGGGACGACGGGGAGGAGATCCTCCGGCTGCTGACGGAGGAGGGGCTGACCCTGGAGAAGATCCTGATCACCCACGGCCATTTCGACCACGTGGGCGGGATCCGGTTCCTGAAGGAGCGGACGGGCGCGGCGGTTTACATCCACCCCGACGAGGTCGGCCGGATGCTGGCGGCGCCGCGGCAGGGGGCGATGTTCGGGCTCGGCGTTCCCGAGCCTCCCCCGCCCGACGTGCTGGTGAACGAGGGGGACGTCGTCCGGCTCGCGGACCAGGAGTTCCGCGTGCTGCACACTCCCGGCCATTCCCCCGGGCACGTCTCCTTCGTGGCGGGGGGGATGGCGTTCGTGGGGGACCTGATCTTCGCCGGCTCCGTGGGGCGGACCGATCTCCCGGGAGGGTCCTACGCGGAGCTGATGCGCGCCATCCGGGAGAAGATCCTCGTCCTGCCGGACGATACGATCCTCCTTCCGGGGCACGGCCCCGCCACGACGGTGGAGCAGGAGAAGCGGAGCAATCCATTCCTTACCGGGGAGGCGTGA
- the coaBC gene encoding bifunctional phosphopantothenoylcysteine decarboxylase/phosphopantothenate--cysteine ligase CoaBC, translating into MTTLAGRQVVLGVTGGIAAYKACEIVRELRKEGANVVVVLTAAGSQFITPLTLQTLSKNPVHTDMFNLISESEIGHISLAQRAQLLLIAPATANIIGKIRNGIADDLLSTVAMATTAPILLAPAMNSEMYASPAVRENVEVLLDRGVTLIDPDEGDLACGTVGPGRLADTGKILEMARILLADKILKGKKVVVAAGPTVEDIDPVRFLSNRASGKMGYAMAAVARRFGAEVTLVSGPTRLPDPPYMKVERVRSAREMKNAVEKAAENADAVVMVAAVADFRPDAAASRKIKKEELPERIDLVPTDDILASLGESKRSRVLIGFAAETNDIEENALAKMRRKNLDAIVANDVSRSDIGFDSDSNEVRVYFSDGTDLHLATAAKEAIATAVWRAVCHKFLKG; encoded by the coding sequence ATGACCACGCTGGCGGGCAGGCAGGTCGTTCTCGGGGTGACCGGGGGGATCGCGGCGTACAAGGCGTGCGAGATCGTCCGGGAGCTCCGGAAGGAGGGCGCGAACGTCGTCGTCGTCCTGACCGCGGCGGGGAGCCAGTTCATCACGCCGCTCACGCTGCAGACGCTTTCGAAGAACCCGGTCCACACCGACATGTTCAACCTCATCAGCGAGTCCGAGATCGGGCACATCTCCCTCGCCCAAAGGGCGCAGCTCCTGCTGATCGCGCCCGCCACCGCCAACATCATCGGGAAGATCCGCAACGGCATCGCCGACGACCTCCTCTCCACGGTCGCGATGGCCACCACGGCCCCGATCCTGCTCGCCCCCGCGATGAACAGCGAGATGTACGCCTCCCCGGCGGTCCGGGAGAACGTCGAGGTCCTCCTCGATCGTGGCGTTACGCTCATCGATCCGGACGAGGGCGACCTGGCGTGCGGCACCGTGGGCCCCGGCCGGCTGGCGGACACGGGGAAGATCCTGGAGATGGCGCGGATCCTCCTGGCGGACAAGATCCTCAAGGGGAAGAAGGTGGTCGTCGCGGCCGGTCCGACGGTCGAGGACATCGATCCCGTCCGGTTCCTTTCGAACCGCGCCAGCGGCAAGATGGGGTACGCCATGGCGGCGGTCGCGCGGCGGTTCGGCGCGGAGGTGACCCTCGTGAGCGGGCCGACCCGCCTCCCGGACCCTCCATACATGAAGGTCGAGCGGGTCCGTTCCGCGCGGGAGATGAAGAACGCCGTCGAGAAGGCGGCAGAGAACGCCGACGCCGTGGTCATGGTGGCGGCGGTTGCGGACTTCCGCCCGGACGCCGCGGCCTCCCGGAAGATCAAGAAGGAGGAATTGCCGGAGCGGATCGACCTGGTCCCCACGGACGACATCCTCGCCTCCCTCGGCGAGTCGAAGCGGAGCCGGGTGCTGATCGGCTTCGCGGCGGAGACGAACGACATCGAGGAGAACGCCCTCGCGAAAATGCGCCGGAAGAACCTCGACGCCATCGTCGCCAACGACGTCTCCCGCAGCGACATCGGGTTCGATTCCGACAGCAACGAGGTGCGGGTGTACTTCTCCGACGGGACCGACCTGCACCTGGCTACGGCGGCCAAGGAGGCGATCGCCACGGCCGTCTGGCGCGCGGTCTGCCACAAGTTCCTCAAG
- a CDS encoding LysE family transporter has protein sequence MDFGNPAAIFVSSFIIALSGALMPGPLLAVTVRHASRGSFSAAPLLVLGHAALEGALVLFLLLGLTEWIRGEAATIAIALAGCGMLLRMALGMAREAATLRLDAGNAGAGDAAPAGSLRPFLDGIVTSVSNPYWSLWWATIGLGYLLLSRGRGPEGVLAFFAGHILADAAWYLFVGTAVSAGRGWFTDRAYRAVVCACAAFIAFFALSFGYLGVTRLIRFL, from the coding sequence ATGGATTTCGGCAATCCCGCAGCGATTTTCGTCTCTTCCTTCATCATCGCCTTGTCGGGGGCGCTGATGCCCGGCCCCCTGCTGGCCGTCACTGTCCGGCACGCGTCGCGCGGGAGCTTCTCCGCCGCGCCGCTGCTGGTCCTGGGCCATGCCGCGCTCGAAGGGGCGCTGGTCCTGTTCCTGCTGCTCGGCCTGACGGAATGGATCCGCGGGGAAGCGGCGACGATCGCGATCGCCCTGGCGGGGTGCGGCATGCTCCTCCGGATGGCGCTGGGGATGGCGCGGGAAGCCGCGACGCTGCGGCTCGACGCGGGGAACGCGGGTGCGGGAGATGCGGCGCCTGCCGGGAGTCTGCGCCCCTTCCTCGACGGGATCGTCACCTCCGTGTCGAACCCGTACTGGTCCCTCTGGTGGGCGACGATCGGGCTGGGCTACCTGCTGCTCTCACGCGGCCGGGGCCCGGAGGGGGTCCTCGCATTTTTCGCGGGGCACATCCTCGCGGACGCGGCATGGTATCTCTTCGTCGGGACGGCGGTCTCGGCCGGCAGGGGATGGTTCACCGACCGGGCGTACCGCGCCGTCGTCTGCGCCTGCGCCGCGTTCATCGCGTTCTTCGCCCTGTCTTTCGGCTATCTCGGCGTGACGCGTCTCATCCGTTTCCTGTAA
- a CDS encoding NUDIX hydrolase, whose protein sequence is MAFRNPLPTADMIIEVGDRIVLVRRKNPPEGWAIPGGFIEEGEAAESAAVREALEETGLSVELVALLGVYSDPSRDPRFHTISTVYIGRAEGSPAGADDAAEARLFGEGDLPSPIAFDHAKILRDYYIFKKTGKRPM, encoded by the coding sequence ATGGCGTTTCGCAATCCGCTCCCCACCGCCGACATGATCATCGAGGTGGGGGACCGCATCGTCCTCGTCCGCAGGAAGAACCCTCCCGAGGGATGGGCCATCCCGGGAGGGTTCATCGAGGAAGGGGAAGCGGCGGAGTCCGCTGCCGTCCGGGAGGCCCTGGAGGAAACGGGGCTCTCCGTGGAGCTCGTCGCGCTGCTCGGCGTCTACTCCGATCCTTCGCGGGACCCGCGGTTCCACACGATCTCGACGGTCTACATCGGCAGGGCGGAAGGAAGCCCCGCCGGCGCCGACGACGCCGCGGAGGCGCGCCTGTTCGGCGAGGGGGACCTGCCCTCTCCCATCGCCTTCGACCACGCGAAGATTCTCCGCGATTACTACATTTTCAAAAAAACCGGGAAGCGACCGATGTGA